A genomic segment from Dermatobacter hominis encodes:
- a CDS encoding SDR family NAD(P)-dependent oxidoreductase: protein MPFEGTTAIVTGGASGIGLAITEALAEQGCSVAVLDLQQEALDEQVARLRDLGRDVHGHVCDVTDRPGVEATVERVREEQGVPLILVNNAGRPLFRPFLGITLEEWQGVLDVNLTGTFHLCQVVLPGMVDAGWGRVVNISSSSTHGGQPYLSGYVAAKSAVVGLTKSLALEHGPDGITVNTIPPGFIDTPMLQADAARGRLGPGGVDDAIARTPVRRIGRPEDIAHVCVFLCQDESSYITGQVIGVNGGRNT from the coding sequence ATGCCGTTCGAAGGCACCACTGCGATCGTGACGGGCGGCGCGTCCGGCATCGGGCTCGCCATCACCGAGGCGCTCGCCGAGCAAGGCTGCTCCGTGGCGGTGCTCGACCTCCAGCAGGAGGCGCTCGACGAGCAGGTCGCCCGGCTGCGCGACCTCGGGCGCGACGTCCACGGCCACGTCTGCGACGTCACCGACCGCCCGGGCGTCGAGGCCACGGTCGAGCGGGTACGGGAGGAGCAGGGCGTGCCGCTGATCCTCGTCAACAACGCGGGGCGGCCACTCTTCCGGCCCTTCCTCGGCATCACCCTCGAGGAGTGGCAGGGGGTGCTCGACGTCAACCTCACCGGCACCTTCCACCTCTGCCAGGTCGTCCTGCCGGGCATGGTCGACGCGGGGTGGGGACGGGTCGTGAACATCTCGTCGTCGAGCACCCACGGCGGCCAGCCGTACCTGTCGGGCTACGTCGCGGCCAAGAGCGCGGTGGTCGGCCTGACCAAGTCGCTCGCGCTCGAGCACGGTCCCGACGGGATCACCGTCAACACCATCCCGCCCGGGTTCATCGACACGCCGATGCTGCAGGCCGACGCCGCCCGCGGCCGGCTCGGGCCCGGCGGGGTCGACGACGCGATCGCCCGCACCCCGGTGCGCAGGATCGGCCGGCCCGAGGACATCGCCCACGTCTGCGTGTTCCTGTGCCAGGACGAGTCGTCCTACATCACCGGCCAGGTGATCGGCGTCAACGGCGGCCGCAACACCTGA